The Alistipes sp. ZOR0009 genome has a segment encoding these proteins:
- a CDS encoding TlpA family protein disulfide reductase, which translates to MKKIFATVIFAAASLLAYSQNDARGYAVKVGDMAPDFTITHLDGKTQKLSDLKGKVVMLQFTASWCGVCRKEMPHIEADIQQKYKNNPNFVLIGIDLKESKEKTKSFQELMKITYPLTLDLDGTIFGLYAEKNAGVTRNIIIDRDGKIVFLTRLYETAEFEAMKEKIASLLQ; encoded by the coding sequence ATGAAAAAGATTTTTGCAACCGTAATATTCGCTGCAGCCAGCCTGTTAGCCTACTCGCAGAACGACGCCAGAGGCTACGCCGTTAAGGTTGGAGATATGGCTCCCGACTTTACCATCACCCACCTCGACGGAAAGACACAAAAGCTCAGCGACCTTAAGGGGAAGGTGGTTATGCTACAGTTTACGGCCAGCTGGTGCGGCGTATGCCGCAAGGAGATGCCCCACATAGAGGCGGATATTCAACAAAAGTATAAGAACAACCCCAACTTTGTGCTTATTGGGATAGACCTGAAGGAGAGCAAGGAGAAAACCAAGTCGTTTCAGGAGCTGATGAAGATAACCTACCCGCTTACCCTCGACCTTGACGGTACCATTTTTGGCCTTTACGCCGAAAAGAATGCGGGGGTAACCCGTAATATTATTATAGATAGGGATGGTAAGATTGTATTCCTTACCCGCCTATACGAAACAGCCGAGTTCGAGGCCATGAAGGAGAAGATTGCGAGCCTGCTACAGTAG
- a CDS encoding 3'-5' exonuclease: MDFVAIDFETANFKRSSACSVGITVVKQGAIVSRYCKLIKPYPNYFEPINIGVHQIRPEQVKNSPTFSDLWEEIHPLIAGMPLVAHNAPFDKSVLRQSLEVYDRVCPDFEFYCSHKIAKSLMPDLFNYRLSTVCEVLDIRLNHHEAQSDADGCANIILTLARQHGARSVAELNEIAALRKKGAKLR; the protein is encoded by the coding sequence ATGGATTTTGTAGCAATAGATTTTGAAACGGCCAACTTTAAGCGAAGCAGCGCCTGCTCGGTTGGTATTACCGTTGTGAAGCAGGGGGCAATCGTTTCGCGGTACTGCAAGCTGATTAAGCCATACCCCAACTATTTTGAGCCTATTAATATAGGTGTCCACCAAATTAGGCCCGAGCAGGTGAAGAATTCGCCTACCTTTTCCGACCTGTGGGAAGAGATTCATCCGTTAATAGCTGGTATGCCGCTGGTGGCGCACAATGCCCCTTTCGATAAGAGCGTTTTACGCCAGTCGCTGGAGGTATACGATAGGGTTTGCCCCGATTTTGAGTTTTACTGCTCGCATAAGATTGCCAAAAGCTTAATGCCCGACCTTTTCAACTACCGCCTATCAACCGTTTGTGAGGTGCTAGACATCCGCCTAAACCACCACGAGGCGCAGAGCGATGCTGATGGCTGCGCCAACATTATTTTGACGCTTGCAAGGCAGCATGGAGCCCGCAGCGTTGCCGAACTGAATGAAATAGCCGCCCTACGAAAAAAGGGAGCGAAGCTTCGCTAG
- a CDS encoding TerC family protein has translation MVVNEFVWIGFLVFVMLMLILDLGVFHRNSHEVKVKEALIWSGVWIGLALLFNYGLYLYMGKEKALEFLAGYLIEKSLSVDNLFVFIMLFSYFNVSPKYQHKVLFWGIIGALVLRAIFIFAGVALISKFHWIIYLFGVFLLFTGAKMLFHDDKEVEPDKNPLVRLFKRFFPVTDSMSGGRFFVKINAKRFATPLFIVLLIVEFTDLIFAVDSIPAILAVSNDTFIIFTSNVFAILGLRSLYFALAGITKYFHYLKYGLSVILIFIGVKMLIVDLYKIPIVYSLLTIVGILAVSVLLSVVFPQKQNDLLLTSKNE, from the coding sequence ATGGTTGTAAATGAGTTTGTGTGGATCGGCTTTTTGGTATTTGTAATGCTGATGCTGATCCTCGATCTAGGTGTTTTTCACCGTAACTCGCACGAGGTTAAGGTCAAGGAGGCGTTAATCTGGAGTGGGGTATGGATTGGCTTGGCGCTGCTCTTTAACTACGGTCTTTACCTCTACATGGGGAAGGAAAAGGCGTTAGAGTTCTTGGCCGGCTACCTGATAGAGAAGTCGCTGAGCGTAGACAACCTTTTTGTCTTCATCATGCTCTTTTCCTACTTCAACGTTAGCCCTAAATACCAGCATAAGGTGCTATTTTGGGGCATTATAGGGGCGTTGGTGCTTCGTGCAATCTTTATTTTTGCCGGTGTTGCCCTTATTAGCAAGTTCCACTGGATTATTTACCTCTTTGGGGTGTTCCTGCTTTTTACGGGGGCCAAGATGCTTTTTCACGACGACAAGGAGGTGGAGCCCGACAAGAATCCGCTGGTTCGTTTATTTAAACGATTCTTCCCGGTTACCGATAGCATGAGCGGCGGACGCTTCTTTGTGAAGATTAATGCCAAACGTTTTGCCACCCCGCTCTTTATTGTGCTGCTTATTGTGGAGTTTACCGACCTTATTTTTGCTGTAGATTCCATTCCAGCCATTCTAGCGGTATCCAACGATACGTTTATCATCTTTACCTCCAACGTATTTGCCATTTTAGGCTTGCGCTCGCTTTACTTTGCCCTAGCCGGAATTACCAAGTACTTCCACTACCTAAAGTATGGCCTTTCGGTTATCCTTATTTTTATAGGGGTAAAGATGCTGATTGTGGATCTGTACAAGATTCCTATTGTTTACTCGCTGCTAACAATTGTGGGGATATTGGCCGTTTCGGTGCTGCTTTCGGTGGTGTTTCCGCAAAAGCAAAACGATTTGTTGCTGACTAGTAAAAACGAGTAG
- a CDS encoding RICIN domain-containing protein: protein MIISGLYFRLTHRSNGRVLDGNSKGDAYTLDWNGGDYQKWLFEDQGDGYYRITQKATKKVLDGNSKAKVFLNDWNGGDYQKWQLLQQNDGYCMLRQKATGSVLDGNNSGDVYMHSQNGSDYQEWKIEIATLNMNNTIEDITYQQASYPTDLTAFYVFNDMEIDNNSPSATYKQTISQEKSKTSTFTWYCNQTLSIGAKITAKAGVPFFSVKTEIDADLTMETGQSSTVTTEESYTISEEINVPPLTSVVVSGFYDWSDNMSFPCQYIILVQATADSNTGVRPLNNNELLEVLQNSGFNGTVIDNTKPNTLTVTIDGTFNGCYGLKSHTTINPVKVLSQA, encoded by the coding sequence ATGATTATTAGTGGATTGTATTTTAGGCTTACTCATAGGAGTAATGGAAGAGTTTTAGACGGTAATTCGAAAGGTGATGCGTACACCTTAGATTGGAACGGCGGCGACTATCAAAAATGGCTGTTTGAAGATCAGGGTGATGGCTACTACCGAATTACACAAAAGGCTACAAAAAAAGTTTTAGATGGAAACTCGAAAGCGAAGGTCTTTCTTAACGACTGGAACGGCGGTGACTATCAAAAATGGCAGCTCCTACAACAAAATGATGGCTACTGCATGCTTCGTCAAAAAGCAACAGGTTCCGTACTCGATGGCAATAACTCCGGTGATGTTTACATGCACTCCCAGAATGGTAGCGATTACCAAGAATGGAAGATTGAGATAGCAACGCTCAATATGAATAATACCATTGAAGATATTACCTACCAACAAGCAAGCTACCCTACTGATCTTACCGCATTCTATGTTTTTAATGACATGGAAATTGACAACAACTCGCCTAGCGCAACCTATAAGCAAACCATCTCGCAGGAGAAATCAAAAACAAGCACCTTCACCTGGTATTGTAATCAAACCCTATCCATAGGAGCAAAGATAACAGCTAAGGCAGGTGTTCCTTTCTTTAGCGTAAAGACGGAAATAGATGCAGATTTGACGATGGAAACAGGTCAATCTTCGACGGTGACAACTGAAGAGAGCTATACGATCTCCGAAGAGATAAACGTACCGCCTTTAACATCGGTAGTTGTAAGTGGTTTCTACGATTGGTCCGACAACATGTCGTTCCCCTGTCAGTATATTATTCTTGTACAGGCAACAGCGGATAGCAATACAGGTGTTCGCCCTTTAAATAACAATGAGCTGCTAGAAGTTCTACAAAATAGTGGGTTTAATGGCACTGTTATCGATAATACGAAGCCAAATACACTTACGGTTACTATTGATGGTACCTTTAATGGCTGTTATGGCTTGAAGTCGCATACTACAATTAACCCGGTAAAGGTGTTGAGTCAAGCATAA
- a CDS encoding sulfatase-like hydrolase/transferase has protein sequence MVKVIPSKLAVVALLFFLSHDLFASGAGDTIQNGVKPNIVVILGNDLGIGSLGIYGQQKIKTPNIDALARQGVRFSNFYTGSPSDAPSLAILLTGKHAGKAAIRGTDEWAERGSVNNYVKVLMDSTLEGQRPLPAGEQTIADLLKTKGYATGLFGQWGLGSIFSEGAPLKHGFDTFYGYACLRQAQTYYPKYLWRDSRKVSLDNSLVFPNMKLANGADPRSADSYQKYTLDSYAPDSILAASIKFIEDNGRKPFFMVYASPLAQGPLQVPASSALKEYQREFLDDEPYLAFFGGYPNRTPRATYAAMVTYFDMQVGKLVEKLKEKGLFENTLIVFASDNGVSSTNGIDVRFFESAGKYAVGNGRGKGYLFESGIRVPFFAVWPNAIDTNRVVEQQAISYDILPTITELVGIEKPAYADGVSLLPTLLGKGEQAQHDYLYWEIADNTAHQAIIRGQWKLIGKNMSFQEPTFELYNLSVDPTETTDVAEENPALVCELRDLMEKVRTAPTLNSFKIKFLRD, from the coding sequence ATGGTTAAGGTAATTCCCTCCAAATTAGCAGTAGTAGCTCTTCTTTTCTTCTTGTCGCACGACTTGTTTGCCAGCGGGGCTGGCGATACGATTCAAAATGGCGTTAAACCAAATATCGTAGTCATTTTAGGAAATGACTTGGGTATTGGAAGCTTGGGCATTTACGGACAGCAAAAGATAAAAACTCCCAATATTGACGCTCTTGCTAGGCAAGGCGTGCGTTTTTCCAACTTCTACACGGGCTCACCTTCCGATGCGCCCTCTTTGGCCATCCTGCTTACGGGAAAGCATGCTGGAAAGGCGGCCATTCGAGGAACCGACGAGTGGGCCGAGCGCGGTAGCGTTAATAACTACGTTAAGGTTTTGATGGATTCGACCCTCGAGGGGCAACGTCCGCTGCCAGCAGGCGAGCAAACCATTGCCGACCTGCTTAAAACAAAGGGATATGCCACCGGTCTGTTTGGTCAGTGGGGATTGGGTTCCATTTTTTCCGAAGGTGCACCGTTAAAGCATGGCTTCGATACCTTTTACGGCTATGCCTGCCTGCGTCAGGCGCAAACCTACTATCCGAAGTACCTATGGCGCGATAGCAGAAAGGTGTCGTTGGATAACTCGCTTGTATTTCCGAATATGAAGCTGGCCAATGGCGCCGATCCTAGGAGTGCCGACAGCTATCAGAAGTATACGCTAGACAGCTATGCTCCAGACTCAATTCTGGCGGCATCTATTAAGTTTATTGAGGACAATGGGAGGAAGCCTTTCTTTATGGTTTACGCCTCTCCGCTGGCTCAAGGTCCGCTGCAGGTGCCTGCCAGCTCTGCCCTAAAGGAGTATCAGCGCGAGTTTCTTGATGATGAACCCTACCTGGCCTTTTTTGGTGGATATCCTAACCGTACGCCTCGGGCAACCTATGCTGCAATGGTTACCTACTTTGATATGCAGGTTGGTAAGCTTGTAGAGAAGCTAAAGGAAAAGGGGCTATTCGAGAATACGCTTATTGTGTTTGCGTCGGACAATGGGGTGAGCAGCACCAACGGCATCGACGTTCGGTTTTTTGAGAGTGCCGGGAAATATGCAGTTGGAAATGGACGTGGCAAGGGCTATCTTTTTGAATCGGGGATACGGGTGCCCTTTTTTGCGGTTTGGCCAAATGCAATAGACACCAACCGGGTGGTGGAGCAGCAAGCTATTAGCTACGATATTCTACCCACCATAACCGAGCTAGTTGGCATCGAAAAGCCAGCCTACGCCGATGGGGTAAGCTTACTTCCTACGCTACTGGGTAAAGGGGAACAGGCGCAGCACGACTACCTCTACTGGGAGATAGCAGACAATACCGCCCATCAGGCAATTATAAGGGGACAGTGGAAGCTAATTGGAAAGAATATGAGCTTTCAGGAGCCTACTTTTGAGCTCTACAACCTTTCTGTTGATCCAACCGAAACAACCGATGTTGCCGAAGAGAACCCTGCATTAGTTTGCGAGCTGCGCGATTTAATGGAAAAGGTACGAACGGCTCCCACCTTGAACTCTTTTAAGATTAAGTTTCTGAGAGACTAA
- a CDS encoding outer membrane beta-barrel protein produces MKKILLLMAIVAVCFGANAQDKKWNVTVGGGLTFPTGDASDGYKSGFVGQLQGTYNINPKFELGLEYAYSTFKGKSGSETIMGITTSYDIDDRIINSFLAKGIYNFTEEGVRPFIGAGVGTFSHKDNDTKFGYAVEGGIKYNGFLFGASYRGAGSFDDVTFNFFQLNVGYTFRF; encoded by the coding sequence ATGAAAAAGATTTTATTACTAATGGCTATTGTAGCTGTATGTTTTGGTGCAAATGCTCAAGACAAAAAATGGAATGTAACTGTAGGTGGTGGTCTTACTTTTCCAACAGGTGATGCTTCTGATGGTTACAAAAGTGGATTTGTTGGACAACTTCAAGGTACCTATAACATTAACCCAAAGTTTGAATTAGGATTGGAGTATGCATACTCTACATTTAAAGGGAAGTCTGGTTCTGAAACAATTATGGGGATTACTACCTCTTATGATATTGATGATCGTATCATAAACTCTTTTTTGGCAAAAGGTATTTATAACTTTACAGAAGAAGGTGTTCGTCCTTTTATTGGTGCTGGAGTAGGAACTTTCTCTCATAAAGATAATGATACTAAGTTTGGCTATGCTGTAGAAGGTGGTATTAAGTATAATGGCTTCTTATTTGGAGCTAGCTACAGAGGTGCAGGCTCTTTTGATGATGTTACCTTTAATTTCTTCCAACTTAATGTTGGTTACACTTTTAGATTCTAA
- a CDS encoding PCMD domain-containing protein, producing MKRFFTILAASSIVLLPSCLKETHFGASDRNAIKSFTVKGQIGQTIFEGNKIYVAVDLDYDLSKVTPTVEISNFATISPSPSDGQDFRNPVVYKVTSESGASQEYTVWLYQTTPEIQLPNSGFQQWYVTSSSGKSYLQIGAGATDTTWATGNAGAASIAAANVAPITSGSDTIAELATINTGKLAQAIGQGIAAGSLFTGKFKLNISNPIASAKFGISFVGRPKSFSVKYKYAPGPTLMNGRGAALAGKDSLDVYLLLEDRSTSPWKRVATAWFRSDEAQSDFRELKVNLTYGQIPTPKYYEIPTGATTWGTGLEKPTHITVVFSSSARGNLFEGAPGSKLWVNDFQLYY from the coding sequence ATGAAAAGATTTTTCACCATACTAGCCGCTTCGAGCATCGTGCTGCTACCATCGTGCCTAAAAGAAACCCACTTTGGAGCATCAGACAGAAATGCCATCAAATCATTCACCGTAAAAGGACAGATTGGCCAAACTATTTTCGAAGGAAATAAGATTTATGTTGCTGTAGATTTGGATTACGACCTTTCTAAGGTTACGCCAACGGTAGAGATTTCAAACTTTGCAACCATTAGCCCTTCTCCTTCCGATGGTCAGGATTTTCGAAATCCGGTGGTATATAAAGTCACCAGCGAATCTGGAGCATCTCAGGAATACACGGTTTGGCTATACCAAACTACACCAGAGATTCAGCTTCCCAATAGCGGATTTCAGCAGTGGTATGTAACCTCCTCCAGCGGGAAAAGCTACCTACAGATAGGTGCTGGAGCTACCGATACAACGTGGGCCACAGGCAACGCAGGAGCCGCTTCTATTGCCGCTGCCAACGTCGCTCCTATTACATCAGGAAGCGATACCATTGCCGAGCTTGCAACCATAAATACGGGTAAGCTAGCGCAGGCTATCGGACAGGGCATTGCCGCAGGCTCGCTTTTTACCGGAAAGTTTAAGCTAAACATAAGCAACCCCATTGCATCCGCTAAATTCGGAATCAGCTTTGTAGGCAGACCCAAATCGTTTAGCGTTAAGTACAAATATGCACCTGGCCCAACCTTAATGAATGGAAGAGGGGCAGCATTGGCAGGAAAGGATTCGCTCGACGTGTACCTACTACTCGAAGATAGAAGCACCTCCCCTTGGAAGCGTGTTGCTACAGCGTGGTTCCGTTCTGACGAGGCACAATCGGACTTTAGGGAGCTAAAGGTAAACCTTACCTATGGGCAAATACCCACACCCAAATACTACGAAATACCGACAGGCGCAACAACGTGGGGAACAGGCCTAGAAAAGCCAACTCACATTACGGTTGTGTTTTCGAGTAGCGCAAGAGGTAATCTTTTCGAAGGAGCACCAGGAAGCAAACTCTGGGTAAACGATTTTCAGCTTTACTACTAG
- a CDS encoding lactate utilization protein, translated as MTHDAMASLRRIKLERTKASLLKRRVTAAIFTSADEVLSYLQGKMPKGAVVGVGDSLTLKDIGLYNMLEKGSYRYLNKYIGMSKEEKRQLYVSNFDADFFFSGINAITEEGEIYNLDGNGSRVAPIIYGPKKVFLVAGYNKVVANEQEAIARIKSYAAPADAIRLNKNTPCAKTGKCSDCRSEDRICNYLTVIKGQFDADRIEVLLLDMDLGY; from the coding sequence ATGACTCACGACGCAATGGCCAGCTTACGGCGCATAAAGCTGGAGAGAACCAAGGCCAGCTTACTAAAACGAAGAGTTACGGCTGCTATTTTTACTTCGGCCGACGAGGTTTTATCCTATCTGCAGGGTAAGATGCCGAAGGGGGCGGTTGTCGGTGTTGGAGATTCTCTTACTCTTAAGGATATTGGCCTTTACAATATGCTAGAAAAGGGCAGCTACCGCTACTTGAACAAGTATATCGGGATGTCAAAAGAGGAGAAGCGCCAGCTCTACGTAAGTAATTTCGATGCCGACTTCTTCTTTTCGGGGATTAACGCCATTACGGAGGAGGGCGAGATTTACAACCTCGATGGTAATGGGAGTAGGGTTGCTCCAATCATTTATGGACCGAAAAAAGTTTTTCTGGTAGCTGGCTACAATAAGGTTGTTGCAAACGAGCAGGAGGCTATTGCTCGGATAAAAAGCTATGCCGCTCCAGCAGATGCCATCCGCTTAAACAAAAATACGCCTTGCGCTAAAACGGGTAAATGCTCCGATTGCAGAAGCGAGGATAGAATTTGCAACTACCTTACGGTAATAAAGGGGCAGTTTGATGCCGATAGAATAGAGGTGCTGCTGCTGGATATGGATTTAGGATATTAG
- a CDS encoding AraC family transcriptional regulator gives MKLYIKNMVCPRCIMAVEKVMQDLNMAYTSIELGVVEVDHDPSTSELAALDGQLRSLGFELLDDARTTTIEKVKTFLIAVVQSGSIDEHFSLSDQLSAHINKEYSTISKLFSQVESITVEQYFILQKIEKVKEWLAYDEYTLSEIAFKLGYSSVAYLSNQFKKVTGLTPSAFKAQHQGLRKPLDNIV, from the coding sequence ATGAAGCTCTACATCAAAAATATGGTATGCCCTCGCTGCATTATGGCGGTCGAAAAGGTTATGCAGGACTTGAATATGGCCTACACCAGCATCGAACTTGGAGTTGTGGAGGTTGACCACGATCCATCGACAAGCGAGCTAGCAGCGCTAGATGGCCAGCTACGCAGCCTTGGCTTTGAGCTGCTAGACGATGCCCGCACCACCACCATCGAGAAGGTGAAGACCTTTCTTATTGCCGTTGTACAATCGGGTAGCATCGACGAGCACTTCTCGCTTAGCGACCAGCTATCGGCCCACATAAACAAGGAGTACTCCACCATCTCCAAACTATTCTCGCAGGTAGAGAGCATCACCGTAGAGCAGTACTTTATCCTACAAAAGATAGAGAAGGTGAAGGAGTGGCTGGCATACGACGAGTATACTCTCTCCGAGATTGCCTTTAAGCTGGGATATAGCAGCGTGGCCTACCTCAGCAACCAGTTTAAGAAGGTAACAGGGCTAACCCCGTCGGCA